The proteins below come from a single Papaver somniferum cultivar HN1 chromosome 11, ASM357369v1, whole genome shotgun sequence genomic window:
- the LOC113322165 gene encoding uncharacterized protein LOC113322165 isoform X2, giving the protein MIDSEQSIGISTMHIQVLVELISVLLIYHYRLASSENAYVLAGHDIKWIPRPCYQLHIDVVSAPNRGYNLQPCRITE; this is encoded by the exons ATGATTGATTCAG AACAAAGTATTGGGATATCAACAATGCATATACAAGTATTGGTAGAACTGATTTCGGTGCTTCTAATCTATCACTACCGTTTG GCCTCTTCTGAGAATGCCTACGTTCTGGCTGGTCATGACATCAAGTGGATTCCTAGGCCTTGCTATCAGCTTCACATCGATGTGGTTTCTGCACCAAACAGGGGCTACAACTTACAG CCTTGTCGGATCACTGAATAA
- the LOC113322165 gene encoding GDP-mannose transporter GONST1-like isoform X1 gives MPTFWLVMTSSGFLGLAISFTSMWFLHQTGATTYSLVGSLNKVPLSVAGILLFHVPTSLQNFTSILFGLLAGVFSARTKMKEKS, from the exons ATGCCTACGTTCTGGCTGGTCATGACATCAAGTGGATTCCTAGGCCTTGCTATCAGCTTCACATCGATGTGGTTTCTGCACCAAACAGGGGCTACAACTTACAG CCTTGTCGGATCACTGAATAAGGTTCCTCTCTCCGTCGCGGGAATCCTTCTGTTCCACGTTCCTACTAGTTTACAGAACTTTACCAGCATCCTTTTTG GTCTTTTAGCAGGTGTGTTCTCTGCCAGAACCAAAATGAAGGAAAAATCCTAG
- the LOC113320627 gene encoding uncharacterized protein LOC113320627 gives MIAVVRMLAYGLPADILDEYIQIGESTAVECLKRFCDAIIGIYEKEYLRKPNENDIARLLKEAETRGFPGMIGSLDCMHWHWENFPTAWHGTHTNGFKRVPTLILEAVASQNLWIWHAFFGMAGTNNDINVLDRSPLFDDIINGVAPPCEFAIQGKKYNMGYYMSDGIYPKYATLIQTISNPSNDREELFSKRQEAVRKDVERAFGVLQSRWRIVKGPARNWKAKDLGKIMKTCIILHNMIIENEEPRGIDPSRWEPHVEERVRLVNLEHDHRFLVCRMMYRMKQVRSTEAHDTLKTDLINHLWDTHTNQSNVSTRN, from the coding sequence ATGATTGCAGTTGTACGGATGCTTGCCTATGGTTTGCCAGCTGATATTCTTGATGAATATATACAGATTGGTGAAAGTACTGCAGTTGAATGTCTCAAGCGTTTTTGCGATGCCATAATCGGAATATATGAGAAAGAGTATCTAAGAAAACCAAATGAAAATGACATAGCTAGGTTGCTTAAGGAAGCAGAGACTCGTGGTTTTCCAGGCATGATTGGGAGTCTTGACTGTATGCATTGGCACTGGGAAAACTTCccaacggcttggcatggtacaCACACTAATGGTTTCAAAAGGGTCCCTACCCTCATTTTAGAAGCTGTAGCATCTCAAAACTTATGGATTTGGCACGCTTTCTTCGGCATGGCAGGTACGAACAACGACATCAACGTTTTGGATAGATCTCCTCTGTTTGATGACATTATTAATGGAGTTGCTCCACCTTGTGAATTTGCAATACAAGGTAAAAAGTATAATATGGGGTATTACATGTCGGACGGAATTTATCCCAAATATGCCACACTAATTCAAACTATCTCTAACCCAAGTAATGATAGAGAGGAATTATTTTCTAAGCGACAAGAAGCTGTGAGGAAAGATGTGGAACGAGCTTTTGGAGTTTTACAGAGTAGGTGGAGAATTGTAAAGGGCCCAGCGCGTAATTGGAAGGCAAAAGACCTTGGTAAAATAATGAAGACGTGTATTATCTTGCACAATATGATTATCGAGAATGAAGAACCTCGAGGAATTGATCCGTCACGATGGGAGCCTCATGTAGAAGAAAGAGTTAGGCTTGTTAATTTAGAGCATGATCATCGCTTTCTTGTTTGCAGGATGATGTATAGAATGAAACAAGTTCGAAGTACCGAAGCACATGACACACTGAAAACTGATCTTATCAACCACTTGTGGGATACACATACGAACCAAAGCAACGTCTCTACTAGAAATTAA